GTCAGGGCTGCGGGCTACAGCCTAAGGGAGGCGATTCGTGCTGTCAGCCACTCGAGCCATTCGATGTAGGTGATGGAGAAGAGTCGCTGGGGCTTGAGTGAACATTCAGGTACGAAAGTACAGACTGGCGCTGGTGGCGATTCCCGATTTGGTGCAGTCTTGACGAGCTTGCCGGTCGAACCTGATCTCGGATGCCTGTGCATGAGGAATCGTTGTGGTGTTGTCCTGGTTGCCCTCCTGCTCGCCTGCACGAACACCGTCGCCGAGACGTTGCGCATTGCGGCGGATGTCTGGCCACCCTTCGCCGACGCCCGGTTGCCGGGCAACGGCCTGGCTACGGAACTGGTCGCCACGGCCCTGAAGCGGGCGGGGCACCGCAGCGAGTACGTCCAGGCACCCTGGGCCCGCGTGCTGCGAGGGGTGCAGCTGGGCGAGTACGACCTGGTGGTGAACGCCTGGTACAGCGATGAACGCAACGTGTTCGGCCACTTCTCCCGGCCCTACCTGACCAATCGCATCCTCTTCCTCAAGCGCAAGGGCGCCCCGGTGGAGGTCCGCTCCCCGGCGGACCTGGGTCGCTACAGCATCGCGGCGGTGCGTGGCTACAGCTACCTGCCGGGCTTCGACGCCGACGTCAGCCTGGACAAGGTGATGGTGAAGGATTTCCAGATGGGCGCCCGGATGCTGGCTGCCGGCCGGGTGGACCTGACCCTCGAGGATGAGCTGGTGGCCCGCTACTACCTCAACGGCGAGTTGAAGGGCATTCGCGAGCGGCTGGAGTTCCTGCCCCGGCCGCTGTCGGAGAACGGCCTGCATATCCTGGTGCGTCGCAGCCACCCGCGACACGAGGCGCTGGTGGAGGATTTCGACCAGGCCATGGACGCCATGCGCGAAGACGGGACCTACGCCGCGATCTTCGCCCGCCACGGCCTCCCGCCGCCCGGGAACTGAGTCCGCCTCAGAGAATGCGCACCTTGTAGCTGCGCCCCTTGATCTTCCCTTCCGACAGGCGCTTCAGCGCCTGCCTGGCGACGCCCCGCTCCACGGCGACGAAGGCCTGGAAGTCGAAGATGGCGATCTTGCCCACCTGGCTGCCGGGCAGGCCCGCTTCGCCGGTCAGGGCGCCGAGGATATCGCCGGGGCGGAGTTTCTCCTTGCGGCCACCGCTGATGCACAGGGTGCTCATGGGCGGCAACAGCGGCTCGCGGTTCTTCACGATCAGCTCATCCAGGCGCTGCCAGTTCAGTGGAGACTGCTGGAGGGTCTCGATGGCCTGGGCGCGCTGGGCTTCCGCCGGGGCCACCAGGCTCAGGGCCAGGCCCTTCTCGCCGGCACGGCCACTGCGTCCGACGCGGTGGATGTGGATTTCCGGGTCCCGGGACAGTTCGACGTTGATCACCAGTTCCAGCCCGGCGATATCCAGCCCGCGTGCGGCGACGTCGGTGGCCACCAGCACGCTGCAGCTCTGGTTGGCGAACAGGGCCAGCACCTGGTCACGCTCGCGCTGTTCCAGGTCGCCATGCAGGGATTGGGCGGAGACGCCCTGTTGCTGCAGGTACGCCTCCAGTTCCTGGCATTGCTGGCGGGTGGCGCAGAAGGCCACGCAGGATTGCGGGCGGTTGGCCTGCAGGAGGCGAAGCACCGCCTCCATGCGCTGGCGCGGGTCGATCTCGTAGAAGCGCTGCTCGATCTGGCTGTCGTCGTGCAGGGCTTCCACCTTCACCTGTTGCGGGTCGCGCATGAAGGTCCTGGCCAGCTGGGCGATGCCGTCCGGGTAGGTGGCGGAGAACAGCAGGGTCTGCCGACGCGCCGGGAGCTGCTGGATGATGTCCGCGATGCTGTCGTAGAAGCCCATGTCCAGCATGCGGTCGGCCT
This genomic window from Pseudomonas furukawaii contains:
- a CDS encoding substrate-binding periplasmic protein is translated as MRNRCGVVLVALLLACTNTVAETLRIAADVWPPFADARLPGNGLATELVATALKRAGHRSEYVQAPWARVLRGVQLGEYDLVVNAWYSDERNVFGHFSRPYLTNRILFLKRKGAPVEVRSPADLGRYSIAAVRGYSYLPGFDADVSLDKVMVKDFQMGARMLAAGRVDLTLEDELVARYYLNGELKGIRERLEFLPRPLSENGLHILVRRSHPRHEALVEDFDQAMDAMREDGTYAAIFARHGLPPPGN
- the dbpA gene encoding ATP-dependent RNA helicase DbpA, which translates into the protein MTTTAFTSLPLSPATLANLESLGYRDMTPIQAESLPLILKGRDLIAQAKTGSGKTAAFGIGLLEPLNPRFFGCQALVLCPTRELADQVTKELRRLARGHGNIKVLTLCGGVPFGPQVGSLEHGAHVVVGTPGRVQEHLRKGTLVLDGLNTLVLDEADRMLDMGFYDSIADIIQQLPARRQTLLFSATYPDGIAQLARTFMRDPQQVKVEALHDDSQIEQRFYEIDPRQRMEAVLRLLQANRPQSCVAFCATRQQCQELEAYLQQQGVSAQSLHGDLEQRERDQVLALFANQSCSVLVATDVAARGLDIAGLELVINVELSRDPEIHIHRVGRSGRAGEKGLALSLVAPAEAQRAQAIETLQQSPLNWQRLDELIVKNREPLLPPMSTLCISGGRKEKLRPGDILGALTGEAGLPGSQVGKIAIFDFQAFVAVERGVARQALKRLSEGKIKGRSYKVRIL